Proteins from a single region of Hymenobacter aquaticus:
- a CDS encoding glycoside hydrolase family 113 has translation MPALVVPFAVRPGRWFWLAAALLGALLALAALWWQWPRTPAPLPASTSPARPLPELLADGRFRGVSWVAGDSVTDADLAPLTQAHVTWLVQTPFGWQPAAGQPTVQLHTGAGQRRRSRGGYWGETDYGLVHTARLARARGIQTLLKPHLWVRGPGAWPGSIEMQTPADWQAWFASYSTFLLHYARLAEENHFGGLCIGTELEKTVSHEKEWRALIKQVRQVYHGPLTYAANWSGEFEQVRFWDALDFIGIQAYFPLSKQNSPPKAELLAAWQPHKAAIRRVQRRFRKPVVFTEAGYRNTADAAIEPWTWPDRTAVFFTADEPTQAACYEALFETFWPEPWFKGLFIWKWYPGLAPDGPARRHADFTPQHKPAEQVMARWFGQ, from the coding sequence ATGCCCGCTCTGGTTGTGCCCTTCGCCGTCCGCCCGGGGCGCTGGTTCTGGTTGGCCGCCGCCCTGCTGGGGGCGTTGCTGGCCCTGGCGGCGCTGTGGTGGCAGTGGCCCCGGACGCCGGCCCCGCTGCCGGCCAGCACCAGTCCGGCCCGCCCCCTGCCCGAGCTGCTGGCCGATGGCCGGTTCCGGGGAGTGAGCTGGGTGGCCGGCGACTCCGTCACCGACGCCGACCTGGCCCCCCTGACTCAGGCCCACGTGACCTGGCTGGTCCAGACGCCCTTTGGCTGGCAGCCGGCGGCCGGGCAGCCCACCGTGCAGCTGCACACCGGAGCCGGCCAGCGGCGGCGCAGCCGGGGCGGCTACTGGGGCGAAACCGACTACGGCCTGGTGCATACGGCCCGCCTGGCCCGGGCCCGCGGCATTCAGACGCTGCTCAAGCCCCACCTGTGGGTGCGGGGCCCGGGCGCCTGGCCCGGCAGCATCGAGATGCAAACGCCCGCCGACTGGCAGGCCTGGTTTGCTTCGTACTCCACCTTTTTGCTGCACTACGCCCGGCTGGCCGAGGAAAACCACTTCGGCGGCCTGTGCATCGGCACCGAGCTGGAAAAAACCGTGAGCCACGAAAAGGAATGGCGCGCTCTGATCAAACAGGTGCGCCAGGTATACCACGGGCCTTTGACGTACGCGGCCAACTGGAGCGGGGAGTTCGAGCAGGTCAGGTTCTGGGACGCGCTGGACTTCATCGGGATTCAGGCCTACTTCCCGCTCAGCAAGCAGAATAGTCCGCCCAAAGCCGAGCTGCTGGCGGCCTGGCAGCCCCACAAGGCGGCCATCCGGCGGGTGCAGCGCCGGTTCCGCAAGCCGGTGGTGTTCACCGAGGCCGGCTACCGCAACACTGCCGACGCGGCCATTGAGCCCTGGACCTGGCCCGACCGCACGGCCGTATTTTTCACCGCCGACGAGCCCACCCAGGCTGCCTGCTACGAGGCGCTGTTCGAGACGTTCTGGCCCGAGCCCTGGTTTAAGGGGCTCTTTATCTGGAAGTGGTACCCCGGCCTGGCTCCCGATGGCCCGGCCCGTCGCCACGCCGACTTCACGCCCCAGCACAAGCCCGCCGAGCAGGTCATGGCCCGGTGGTTTGGGCAGTAG
- the sucC gene encoding ADP-forming succinate--CoA ligase subunit beta, producing the protein MNIHEYQGKEILKSYGVRVQEGIVADTAEEAVEAAKKLTADTGTSWHVIKAQIHAGGRGKGGGVKLAKNLEQVKDIAGQIIGMQLVTKQTGAEGRKVHKVLVAQDVYYPGASEPKEYYMSVLLDRTSGKNVIIYTTEGGMDIEEVAEAHPEKIHKEIIDPRVGLQGFQARKIAFNLGTEGEAFKEMVKFVTALYKAYDDTDSSMFEINPVLKTSDNKILAVDAKVTLDENALYRHKDFVALRDTNEEDPLEVEASASNLNYVKLDGNVGCMVNGAGLAMATMDIIKLSGGEPANFLDVGGGANAQTVEAGFRIILKDPNVKAILINIFGGIVRCDRVANGVVEAYKNIGDIKVPIIVRLQGTNAEEGARIIDESGLKVYSAVLLKDAAQKVKEVLAAQA; encoded by the coding sequence ATGAACATTCACGAGTATCAGGGTAAAGAAATCCTCAAAAGCTACGGCGTCCGCGTGCAGGAAGGCATTGTGGCCGACACCGCAGAAGAAGCCGTAGAAGCTGCCAAAAAGCTGACTGCCGACACCGGCACCAGCTGGCACGTGATTAAAGCCCAGATCCACGCGGGTGGCCGCGGCAAAGGGGGCGGGGTGAAACTCGCCAAAAACCTGGAGCAGGTAAAAGACATTGCCGGCCAGATCATCGGCATGCAGCTTGTGACCAAGCAAACCGGCGCCGAAGGCCGCAAGGTGCACAAGGTGCTGGTAGCCCAGGATGTGTACTACCCCGGCGCTTCCGAGCCCAAGGAATACTACATGAGCGTGCTGCTCGACCGTACTTCCGGCAAAAACGTCATCATCTACACCACTGAGGGTGGCATGGACATCGAGGAAGTGGCTGAGGCTCACCCCGAGAAGATCCACAAGGAAATCATCGACCCCCGCGTGGGTCTGCAGGGCTTCCAGGCCCGTAAAATTGCCTTCAACCTCGGCACCGAGGGCGAAGCCTTCAAGGAAATGGTGAAGTTCGTAACGGCCCTCTACAAGGCCTACGACGACACCGACTCCTCGATGTTCGAAATCAACCCCGTGCTCAAAACGTCGGACAACAAGATCCTGGCCGTGGACGCCAAGGTGACGCTCGACGAAAACGCGCTGTACCGCCACAAGGACTTCGTGGCCCTGCGCGACACCAACGAGGAAGACCCCTTGGAAGTAGAAGCCTCGGCCTCGAACCTGAACTACGTGAAGCTCGACGGCAACGTGGGCTGCATGGTAAACGGCGCCGGCCTGGCCATGGCTACCATGGACATCATCAAGCTGAGCGGCGGTGAGCCGGCCAACTTCCTCGACGTGGGAGGTGGAGCCAACGCCCAGACCGTAGAAGCCGGTTTCCGCATCATCCTGAAGGATCCGAACGTGAAAGCCATTCTGATCAACATCTTCGGCGGCATCGTGCGCTGCGACCGGGTGGCCAATGGCGTGGTGGAGGCCTACAAAAACATCGGCGACATTAAAGTGCCGATTATCGTGCGTCTGCAGGGCACCAACGCCGAAGAAGGCGCCCGCATCATCGACGAAAGCGGCCTGAAAGTATACTCGGCCGTACTGCTGAAAGACGCGGCCCAGAAAGTAAAAGAAGTTCTGGCCGCCCAGGCGTAG
- a CDS encoding transglutaminase-like domain-containing protein: MIYKAIAGFALFAALVSPYAAPAQHKAAAEKPLEFALAPDDTPCTFQFSASDEAYLVTLRENYALNDIIAGSPTDFDKARTLCTWVHNRWVHDGHVRAKKPDPLSILKEADMGSNFQCIEYSIVLSGVLTAVGIPARAVYLKTADSETRREGAGHAVTEVWLRDQQKWAMLDGQWDAVPLLNNEPVNVIELQKALATNSPDLRIETASNTRAKAYFNWISPYLYYFDTVLDNRFGVKTQPSGVMLVPMGAKCPTVFQRDTPIRRMRYTNSVATFYPRPLEFLGGEANKPMAAEDGQAN; this comes from the coding sequence ATGATTTATAAGGCAATTGCAGGATTCGCGCTGTTCGCGGCGCTGGTCAGCCCGTATGCTGCGCCGGCGCAGCACAAGGCGGCCGCCGAAAAGCCGCTTGAATTTGCCCTGGCTCCCGACGATACGCCCTGCACGTTCCAATTCAGTGCCTCCGACGAAGCTTACCTGGTGACGCTGCGCGAAAACTACGCCCTGAACGACATCATTGCCGGCAGCCCCACCGACTTCGACAAGGCCCGTACCCTGTGCACGTGGGTGCACAACCGCTGGGTGCACGATGGCCACGTGCGGGCCAAAAAACCGGACCCGCTGTCTATTCTGAAGGAAGCGGATATGGGCAGCAACTTTCAGTGTATTGAATACAGCATCGTGCTGAGCGGCGTGCTCACGGCCGTGGGCATACCGGCCCGGGCAGTCTACCTGAAAACGGCGGATTCGGAAACCCGGCGCGAAGGCGCGGGCCACGCCGTTACGGAAGTGTGGCTGCGCGACCAGCAGAAGTGGGCCATGCTAGACGGGCAGTGGGATGCCGTACCCTTGCTGAACAACGAGCCTGTGAACGTTATTGAGCTGCAGAAGGCCCTGGCCACCAACAGCCCTGACCTGCGCATCGAAACGGCCTCGAACACCCGGGCCAAGGCCTATTTCAACTGGATCAGCCCCTACCTCTACTATTTCGATACGGTGCTTGACAACCGGTTTGGCGTCAAGACCCAGCCCAGCGGCGTCATGCTGGTACCAATGGGCGCCAAATGCCCCACCGTCTTCCAGCGCGACACGCCCATTCGGCGCATGCGCTACACCAACTCCGTGGCTACTTTCTACCCTCGGCCCCTGGAGTTCTTGGGTGGCGAGGCCAACAAGCCTATGGCGGCCGAGGACGGCCAGGCCAACTAG
- a CDS encoding organic hydroperoxide resistance protein, translating to MKKNLYTAEASATGGRSGHVRSSDSVIDMNMSVPEGLGGKKGATNPEQLFAAGYASCFQQALIVIAGRDNQKLDPESTVQCSVTLFQEGEGYGLSAVLDVDLKGLDQQQATDMVNRAHQICPYSVGTRGNMEVELKVAGQPIALPADNA from the coding sequence ATGAAAAAGAATCTGTATACGGCCGAAGCCTCAGCCACCGGCGGCCGCAGTGGCCATGTCCGCTCCTCCGACAGCGTGATTGATATGAACATGTCGGTGCCGGAAGGGCTGGGCGGCAAAAAGGGCGCGACCAATCCCGAGCAGCTTTTCGCGGCGGGCTACGCTTCCTGTTTCCAGCAGGCCCTGATTGTCATTGCCGGGCGCGACAACCAGAAGCTGGACCCCGAAAGCACCGTGCAGTGCTCCGTAACGTTGTTTCAGGAAGGAGAAGGCTACGGGCTGAGTGCCGTGCTGGATGTTGATCTGAAAGGCCTGGATCAGCAACAGGCGACTGATATGGTCAACCGGGCCCATCAAATCTGCCCGTACTCGGTAGGAACGCGTGGCAACATGGAAGTGGAGCTGAAAGTCGCTGGCCAGCCCATTGCCCTGCCCGCCGACAATGCCTAA
- a CDS encoding transposase, protein MAGPGRATETLQRAVWDAIFYQARNGCTWRNLPHDLPPWNVVWASFRHWRDKGTLEQVSQRLAGVCAAASGQGHGTNRRHSRQPGCAHGG, encoded by the coding sequence GTGGCAGGTCCAGGTCGCGCTACCGAGACCCTGCAACGGGCGGTATGGGACGCCATTTTCTACCAAGCACGCAACGGATGCACATGGCGCAATTTGCCCCACGACCTGCCGCCCTGGAACGTGGTATGGGCCAGCTTCCGGCACTGGCGCGACAAGGGTACGCTCGAGCAGGTTTCACAACGCCTTGCGGGCGTTTGTGCGGCAGCAAGCGGGCAAGGCCATGGAACCAACCGCCGCCATTCTCGACAGCCAGGCTGTGCGCACGGCGGGTGA
- a CDS encoding heavy metal-binding domain-containing protein: MNRFLVSLLASASLFTVASCSSDSSSSATNTVTTPTGTTADGTAGHAGGHTYACPMHPEVTSTKEGEKCPKCGMALVHNDQVSNCKTYQMQFEPKPMQLVAGQPVTLTYTPQEVGNEKAPVPLAVVHEKKIHLIIVRKDLSAFYHEHPEYTAEGNYRVPFTFAKGGDYVLFQDYTPDGSGHQLGRQPVTVQGPNYTPVKFKQDQMQWSQDGYQATLSFDKDLKVGQLLAMKITLTKGGQPVTDLDNYLGALGHVVVISEDTERYLHVHPNDQADKGPAIGFNTNFEAPGLYRVFLQFNHAGTIHTGNFTVNVKA; the protein is encoded by the coding sequence ATGAACCGTTTCCTCGTTTCTCTGCTGGCCAGCGCCAGCCTGTTCACCGTCGCCAGCTGCTCCTCTGATTCGTCTAGTAGCGCCACCAATACCGTCACCACCCCAACTGGCACCACGGCCGACGGCACCGCCGGCCACGCCGGTGGCCACACCTACGCCTGCCCCATGCACCCCGAGGTCACCAGCACCAAGGAGGGCGAAAAGTGCCCCAAATGCGGCATGGCCCTGGTACACAACGACCAGGTGAGCAACTGCAAAACCTACCAGATGCAGTTCGAGCCCAAGCCCATGCAGCTAGTCGCTGGCCAGCCCGTCACGCTCACTTACACGCCGCAGGAGGTGGGCAACGAGAAAGCTCCCGTGCCGCTGGCCGTGGTGCACGAGAAGAAAATCCACCTCATCATCGTGCGCAAAGACCTCTCGGCCTTCTACCACGAGCACCCCGAGTACACCGCCGAAGGCAACTACCGCGTGCCATTCACTTTCGCCAAGGGCGGCGACTACGTGCTGTTTCAGGACTACACCCCCGACGGCAGCGGCCACCAGCTCGGCCGCCAGCCCGTGACGGTACAGGGCCCGAATTACACGCCCGTTAAATTCAAGCAGGACCAGATGCAGTGGAGCCAGGACGGCTACCAGGCCACGCTTTCCTTCGACAAAGACCTGAAAGTGGGCCAGCTGCTGGCCATGAAAATCACCCTTACCAAGGGCGGCCAGCCCGTCACCGACCTCGACAACTACCTCGGGGCCCTCGGCCACGTGGTGGTCATCAGCGAAGACACCGAGCGCTACCTGCACGTGCACCCCAACGACCAGGCCGACAAAGGCCCCGCCATCGGCTTCAACACCAACTTCGAAGCCCCCGGCCTCTACCGCGTCTTCCTGCAGTTCAACCACGCCGGCACCATCCACACCGGCAACTTCACTGTCAACGTCAAAGCCTAA
- a CDS encoding DUF305 domain-containing protein, with product MKKSAFFLASLCISTGLLSSCGDGNKAAETSTTTATTETTAPADSAGSMAGMDHSGMRHDASASGMMAVMNTMMKNMEAFKPAGNTDHDFAHMMMAHHQGAVDMSALELKEGKDATLRAMAQKISDDQQKEIKDLEAIATRLDGAPTNYKPQDPADPFTSKMKSSMDGMMKMGQPTGNVDQDYALMMVPHHQSAIDMAKAELAHGRDTKLKEMAQGMIDAQQKEIQQFKDWQAKNGGKMSSSAAVYECPMGCEGSRSNKPGKCPTCEMTLEKKA from the coding sequence ATGAAAAAGTCCGCTTTCTTCCTCGCTTCCCTCTGTATCAGCACCGGCCTGCTCAGCAGCTGCGGCGACGGCAACAAGGCTGCCGAAACCAGCACCACTACGGCCACCACCGAAACCACCGCCCCGGCTGATTCCGCCGGCAGCATGGCCGGCATGGACCACTCGGGCATGCGCCACGACGCCAGCGCCTCGGGCATGATGGCCGTGATGAACACCATGATGAAAAACATGGAGGCCTTCAAGCCCGCCGGCAACACCGACCACGACTTCGCCCACATGATGATGGCCCACCACCAGGGCGCCGTCGACATGTCGGCCCTGGAGCTCAAGGAAGGCAAAGACGCCACCCTGCGCGCCATGGCCCAGAAAATCAGCGACGACCAGCAAAAGGAAATCAAGGACCTCGAAGCCATTGCCACCCGCCTCGACGGTGCCCCCACCAACTACAAGCCCCAGGACCCCGCCGATCCGTTCACCAGCAAGATGAAAAGCTCGATGGACGGCATGATGAAGATGGGCCAGCCTACCGGCAACGTGGACCAGGACTACGCCCTGATGATGGTGCCTCACCACCAGAGCGCCATCGACATGGCCAAGGCCGAGCTGGCCCACGGCCGCGACACCAAGCTCAAGGAAATGGCCCAGGGCATGATTGACGCCCAACAGAAGGAAATCCAGCAGTTCAAGGACTGGCAGGCCAAAAACGGTGGCAAAATGAGCAGCTCGGCCGCCGTGTACGAATGCCCCATGGGCTGCGAGGGCAGCCGCAGCAACAAGCCGGGCAAGTGCCCCACCTGCGAAATGACGCTGGAAAAGAAAGCCTAA
- a CDS encoding TolC family protein, whose protein sequence is MQTQPSTSGPALLLLLLLLALFSGPALAQQVVVRPDSAEAQALRRHPRLRQSTQEIEEQRALKRGSFSLRNPDFLFSAPTGERWAPGVVQTIDFPTVYRQQARNAQAGITLAERGLDVNRATVRRDVRLAYLALQVSEAQVRQLTYQDSLYQVLRIATDRLFKAGEVTSLQRISTEAEARQVANQLAQARVDLRSAQRRLGLLLGQPDADLTTGTDLRRTGPELARVGTGLLGSLPAQDSAALAQSPTLAYAAQNVGLSQSGISLVRARRTPALTVGYQNQAFADSPYKYRLQFGVSVPIYFWTYRSQLQAATARTKAAQAQAQVQQLELGTQYQQALADTRKFAASLAYYEQTGLPQAAAIISQSQRLFRAGEISYLVLIQSLNQAFTIQNTYLTTIRDYRQALTELNYLRGQ, encoded by the coding sequence ATGCAAACCCAACCAAGCACTTCCGGGCCCGCGCTGCTGCTGCTGCTGCTCCTGCTGGCCCTGTTTTCGGGGCCGGCCCTAGCCCAGCAGGTCGTGGTGCGCCCGGACAGCGCCGAAGCCCAGGCCCTGCGCCGGCACCCGCGCCTGCGCCAGTCTACCCAGGAAATTGAGGAGCAGCGCGCCCTGAAGCGCGGCAGCTTCTCGCTGCGCAACCCCGACTTCCTGTTTTCGGCCCCCACCGGCGAGCGGTGGGCCCCGGGTGTGGTGCAAACCATCGACTTCCCCACCGTGTACCGCCAGCAGGCCCGCAACGCCCAGGCCGGCATTACGCTGGCCGAGCGCGGCCTCGACGTGAACCGCGCCACTGTGCGCCGCGACGTGCGCCTGGCCTACCTGGCCCTGCAAGTGAGCGAAGCGCAGGTACGCCAGCTTACCTACCAGGACAGCCTCTACCAAGTCCTGCGCATCGCCACCGACCGCCTCTTCAAAGCCGGTGAAGTCACTTCCCTGCAGCGCATCAGCACCGAAGCCGAAGCCCGCCAGGTGGCCAACCAGCTGGCCCAGGCCCGCGTGGACCTGCGCTCGGCCCAGCGCCGCCTCGGCCTGCTGCTCGGCCAGCCCGACGCCGACCTGACCACCGGCACCGACCTGCGCCGCACCGGCCCGGAGCTGGCCCGCGTCGGAACGGGGCTGCTCGGCAGCCTGCCCGCCCAGGACAGCGCCGCCCTTGCCCAAAGTCCCACGCTGGCCTACGCCGCCCAAAACGTGGGTTTGAGCCAGTCGGGCATCAGCCTGGTGCGGGCCCGCCGCACGCCGGCCCTCACCGTGGGCTACCAGAATCAGGCCTTTGCCGATTCACCTTACAAATACCGGCTGCAGTTTGGCGTGTCGGTGCCCATCTACTTCTGGACCTACCGCTCGCAGCTGCAGGCGGCCACGGCCCGCACGAAAGCGGCCCAGGCGCAGGCCCAGGTGCAGCAGCTCGAACTCGGCACCCAGTACCAGCAGGCCCTGGCCGACACCCGCAAGTTTGCGGCCTCCCTGGCCTACTACGAGCAAACCGGCCTGCCCCAGGCCGCGGCCATCATCAGCCAGTCGCAGCGCCTGTTCCGGGCCGGTGAAATCAGCTACCTCGTCCTGATTCAGAGCCTCAACCAGGCCTTTACCATCCAGAACACCTACCTGACCACCATTCGCGACTACCGGCAGGCCCTCACCGAACTCAACTACCTCCGTGGCCAGTAA
- a CDS encoding efflux RND transporter periplasmic adaptor subunit: MKTTPKLLAATAAVAAVLTVLLPPPARLFAHGGEDHGAGAQPTAGVGLVDAVALPKESQFLFGVRTALAGYSATYNRLTLYGTISSAAGGEGRVVVPQTGRIVSLSAQVGQPVRAGQALAVVDQTLDATQQIGLSTERANAQAELRAAQQDYVRLQSIADIAARKDVVAAELRLRQARQNAAIYNGQASRRRVTITSPISGTVDVFSLAVGQQVTQGDELFRVLNPGKLRVTAEVFAQDLPNITPGAQFRIEGLQGQEGSAPARLVVFSNAVNPVNQARQLILELDGANSNAFRAGQAVNVQVMGQAGNGPKQLVVPTSALTDLNGKPVVFVHTDPETFNIRYVQPGAANGEQTVLLGGTVNENDRVVTVGTYQLKSIYLNQ, translated from the coding sequence ATGAAAACCACGCCTAAACTCCTCGCGGCCACGGCCGCCGTGGCGGCGGTGCTCACCGTGCTGCTGCCCCCACCCGCCCGCCTGTTCGCTCACGGCGGCGAAGACCACGGCGCCGGCGCCCAGCCCACTGCCGGTGTGGGGCTGGTCGACGCCGTAGCCCTGCCCAAGGAAAGCCAGTTTCTCTTTGGGGTGCGCACCGCTCTGGCCGGCTATTCTGCCACCTACAACCGCCTCACGCTCTACGGCACCATTTCTTCGGCCGCCGGCGGCGAGGGCCGCGTGGTGGTGCCCCAGACCGGGCGCATCGTCAGCCTCTCGGCCCAGGTGGGCCAGCCAGTGCGCGCCGGCCAAGCCCTGGCCGTGGTCGACCAAACCCTCGACGCCACCCAGCAAATTGGCCTCAGCACCGAGCGGGCCAACGCCCAGGCCGAGCTGCGCGCCGCCCAGCAGGACTACGTCCGCCTGCAAAGCATTGCCGACATTGCCGCCCGCAAAGACGTGGTGGCCGCCGAGCTGCGCCTGCGCCAGGCCCGCCAGAACGCGGCCATCTACAACGGCCAGGCCAGCCGCCGGCGCGTCACCATCACCTCGCCCATCAGCGGCACGGTGGACGTGTTCAGCCTCGCCGTGGGCCAGCAGGTCACGCAGGGCGACGAGCTGTTTCGGGTGCTCAACCCCGGCAAGCTGCGCGTCACGGCCGAAGTCTTCGCCCAGGACCTGCCCAACATCACGCCCGGCGCCCAGTTTCGCATCGAAGGCCTGCAGGGCCAGGAGGGCAGCGCGCCCGCCCGGCTCGTCGTGTTCAGCAACGCCGTGAACCCCGTCAACCAGGCCCGCCAGCTCATTCTGGAGCTCGACGGCGCCAACAGCAACGCCTTCCGCGCCGGCCAGGCCGTGAACGTGCAGGTGATGGGCCAGGCCGGCAACGGCCCAAAGCAGCTCGTGGTGCCTACCTCGGCCCTCACCGACCTCAATGGCAAGCCCGTGGTGTTCGTGCACACCGACCCCGAAACCTTCAATATCCGCTACGTGCAGCCCGGCGCCGCCAACGGCGAGCAAACCGTGCTGCTCGGCGGTACGGTGAATGAAAACGACCGGGTGGTGACGGTGGGCACCTACCAGCTCAAATCCATCTACCTCAACCAATAG